In Theileria annulata chromosome 3, complete sequence, *** SEQUENCING IN PROGRESS ***, the sequence CTCAATTTCAACCAACCCACAATTTACTCCTTggtttattaaataattgaaagAATTCATGAAAATGACTTGTAAGTAATAATCCTGGTCAGATAATACTTGTTTGGTGTCAGAGGAGTATAACGTGATGTTGGGAATAGTAAGTGATTTTGTCACCAAAGTCATGTCGTTTCTTTCACTAAATAAGTGAATTTGATCCTTACACTTGATTTGAACTTCATCCTTCAGATAGTCACATAGCACATAATCGGGTAAGGGATCACCTTCTTTGTGAGTATAAAGGGCGTTATTGTGATATTTACACATACAACAAGGCACTCCAGGCTTCATTCTATACAATCTGCAATTACTACAAGTCTTAGATACAATATAATCATCTGAACCCATTAATGACATGTTCTGATCAGTGTCCGCATTTCCACTGTCAACACAATCAGGGAAGTTGGCAGAGGTGATTTCAACTGAGTTGTCGGAAATGGTGTAGAGAGAACTAGTCCTAAGAGGATCGATTCCAGAGGATTTTCCAAGAGTTTTTGAGGTTTCACGGGTGTTTCCAGATTTCGTAACTAACTTGTAAAGTTTTAATGGGTTTGTGtcaataaaaatattctttCTAACTCCATTTGAGAATAACAGTGtcataaaattatttttattcgTGAAAAATATACATCTAGGGTGaccatttaatttatcatcaaCGTAACGCCAGTACAGTCTTCCATCATACTCCACCATGTGCAAatctttttttaaaattatgcTGTACAAATTATCGTCAATTTCGGCTTTTATGTCAGAATCAAGCATTAATTTGAAATCAGGTTTTTCCTCCTTAGCGCCAGGTTGCTCGGTATTGAGAGTGTAAAGCCTAAACTTGTGAATGTTTGGcttgattaatttatgCCTTTCCGGTAGATCTTCAAACGAGAAATTAAGACTAGATTGTGGATCATAGTTCCCTGTTGAAACTTGGGAAACATAAGTGTTTGGATCTTTAAATACCTGATAAAACCCATCCCCTTTGATTTCGCTGAAGAGGAAGCCCCTCTTGGCCTTAAAATCCTTAAAGGAGGGGGAGCAATAAGTAGTATACTCGTTCGTTGACATTATGTTAGACACATTGAGGCTAACTGGACGGCATCTGGATGAAGTGTTGATTGGTGGAACCATAGTTGACAAATATTTGTTAGTAGATTCGTTTACTGAGAACGATACTCCGgacatttttattttagataGTTTACTTATAGTTTATTTAAAGCTagtttacaaaaaataataataagatTCTTATGTGGCTGGTAAAAAATGATCCAACATAGATCTACTTACCAAGAAGCatcataattaataaattataaaggATTAATCAGTTTAGAAAAATAGTTAAgctttatttttaaaaaaatacaaaagAATCAGTGTAGATCTTGATCTTACGACTTTATTTTTACCATACATTACTATGTGTATAGCACACCAAGGAATCCTGAGCTAACAAGATTCcaacaaaataatatgttattaACACACTTTAACACTTACGGTTGTtatgtttataatttattaatatttttacaaaaaattaattaatagttGGTTTGTCCATCAGACAACAGGGCTTGAATTCTTCCGGTGGTTCATGAACAAAGTTGGGACCTGTATCACACATTAATGCTTCTTACTGGAAAACTAGctaaattaatagtttaaattattgcCTAGGTTAATTGTTATAGAAGCTCCCATATAGAGTGAAATTGCTGGGTGATAATACCCATCATATACGTCAATATTCAATTTATCATATCTGAGCCAAAATTAAGTATTAATATGGTTAAATAAGTAAATAATTGCATAAACTGGgttaaaatgtaataaaagAGTACAATTGTCCGTTAATTGAGAATTGTGTAAAAGAATTGGGATTCGTTCTGGATGGTGGTATATTCTTAGGATCACATAATACTCCATCtataaatacaatttatagTTAACTATTATAATAAGGAGTTATATAGATAATTAGGATTAAATTAGAGTATTTTGTACCTCTGAGAAATTCGTATAGTTTTAAATCACCTCTGGGATCATGGAAATCAGTGGTCGGAATCTCCAAACTCAAATAGCACCCAATCACATCTCCAACGCCTGAATTCAATTATGCAATATTTATAAGTTTAAATAGTCTAAAAAGTTACTGAATGAGATGGCGTAGGGGAACTTTTTTGAATTGTAATAAGCCTGCCCATCAATGTCAGAAATTGAAAATCCATAACTGTTGATTCCAACTGGTGTGTCGTATCTCTGATATCTACAGGCATATCCCACTCTAAATCAATAATACATAAAGTTATACAAGTGAAATAGTACCTAACATGTCCTTTAATGTGATGTTTAAAGGAATTATCGTGACCGACAAATTTAAGATTTTTATAATcttgatttattttaactTCGTAATACCTGAAATTATGGTAAAATAGTGCAAAAATACCATTTCCCAGAACAAGCACAATGTGTACAAAAGACAGAAGACCAGCCCTAATACCATAATTAAACAATGTAAGCAAATAAGTTTAGAAGgaattttcaaaaaataaaaattttaaaaattaacaacaaataataaattttacatcaataaataaaatcgGTGAtaatagataaaattatatatataaataaaataatgttaaataGAAGAATACTTTGTAACCAGTAGCGGAAAGCCGATCGAgagttaatttaatatttttatctttGAATTTATAAGATAGTTTAGGGACAACATCGTCATCGATTCCTAAACAAATAGTTGTAGAATTGTGttaaattatgtaaaatcagtataaaaatatctGAAATGAGGAGAAATTACCATTTTTTTTAAGTTTTTGTTCGGCAATCCCATTATTGTAACTTTTTTTTATCTTGGAAGGCGGCGTTAAATTAGAAGTATCAGTTTCGCATTCGActttcattatatattatatactgtTACCACAATTTTTACACAATATccaattttttacacaataacaaaaattattaaagtagttatgtattttaatataataatttcttttttgtgaaataattaattatttggCGTTGTCTTTAAAGAGTGGTGGAGATGAGTATAATATTCGAGAATAACAACGAGAATGAGATTTATCTCAATTGTTTTTATAAGGGTTATAAGCATGTTTTAACCTTTTATAATAAGCCGCCGCTTTCAGGCGAAATCGATTTGAGAAGCTTCCAAGAAATCGCCGCAAAACGTTTAGCACGTACTTCTTCTACACATTTTCCATATATTCGATCATTTTACTTATTTAGTCAGTCTATAAACATCTACCAATTCTGTATGTTTTTTAGTATTACAGTATATTGATATGAGAAGTGAATTGAAGATAAAATCGCATAAATCGAAAGAATTCGAGCCTTTGAAATATGATCAAAAAACAAGTAAATTAGAGATTTTATgctaatttaattattagtgGAGAGGATGAATGAGATTGAAGATAAAATCCTAGAATTTGATCTGATGTTGCCCAAAGTTTTATACAGTAAAGAGGAATTAAACgaatttatacatatcGCACAAAGAGATGTTATATCACATTTTATACTAAGAATGGCGTACATTTTACACATAATATATACCAAGTTATATTAGTACTAACGTGAATTATATAGATTCAGCCGTGATAAGGATAAAACGGACTGGTTTATAAAGAATGAGTGCAAATTGTTTGACATAAGGCTCGAGCGACTGAGATCAGTAAAGGTCCAGGAAGTTGACGGTGTTGATAAATTGGAATCATTTCTACATAATCAAGGAATAAAATATCCTACCGTATACtcttaactatataaaataaagttataTATCTATATTGAGATATAGGTGAAAAATCCAGCTATCACCAAGGGACGCCATATGACTAAGGAATTGATAGATTTTACTGACCTTATAAGGTTTAGATCTGATTTCAATTCTATAGATAAACTTTATCAAGTAATACATACAATTATTACTCTAgtgtttattttataatttttgaaTAGGTGCCATTTTATCCAGATGCAAATCAATTAGTGAGAATGAGATTGGTGTCGATTAAGAGTACTTTTAAGACAAATCAATAATTCGTTAGATTCTGTTGCATACGTACCACCAAACAGTTTATTCATTGTTATATCAACCAAGTTCAGGTAATAATTATAGCAATTTTTTACAACACTTAGTTGgttatatatacttatGACCAATAATAATTCTGAACTATTTGATTTAGAAATGAGTTACAACAATCGATGAAATATTTGAATGAAAATCAATCGATGTTGgattcaataatattaaatgacGAACGACTGTGTGATTTTATGAAAGTGTTACCAGAATCCTATCTCGCCAACGACTACTCCAAAATTACTTTTACAGACGATACAAGACTAACACTATCAAACATTAATCAGGTATTTTATACTTAATTGAACCCCctttaactattttaagGTGTACAAGTTTACATTTCCGCCGTGCATGAGAAGAATGTTTTCACACCTACTGTAAGTTttgttattaattatttccaCTAAATTGGCcttaatttaatacataTAGTAAGAATCACCATTTAAAGCATGAAGGAAGACAGCAGTTATGGCTTTTTCTTAAGGTAATCAGAgataattgataataaatgtCTAGGGTTGTGGATTAACTATGGAAGAATCACTACAATTAAATCGTACTTTGTGGAACGATTCAAACAATTTTGATAAAGAGTTTCTTTATTTACTTATCATTCACCTATATTTACACTTATTTCTTTCAGGCATGCATATAATATAAGACATTTATATGGCAAAGAAGGAAAAAGAACTAGTTATCCACCTTATTCTTGCACAAGAATGATTAAAAATTCTCCTGTACATATTCTACATAGATATCATAACAactaaattttctttaaattaacatttaattgtttataGCCAAATGTTGCTGGAACTGCACATGGTTGCCCATTTAAAGAACTGGATCCGAAATCattatatcaattattaCAAGAATTCGGTCTTAACTGTATGAGTTTACTagtatttagttaatttacGCAGTTTTAAAGTTTTGTTGGAGAAATAATTCTTGTTTAGCAACTCAAATAGAACCgataattgatttaaaatccTCATATCAATTTCAATTAGCTTGtgttgaatattttaaccaAACAACTCCCAACTCATGTGGTAACTAAAATCATTACCaactttatatttaatattaacttTTTTAATAGCCGATGGGATCGGAACCAGCCCGAACACGTTTTTTCATTCAAGTTTCAAAGCTAAGTTTCTGAAGAATAAGTCTCAAGATTATGAACAATcacaataatatattatttattatataagtGTATACTATAATATAAAGTTTGATATTTGTGAAGATCGatataatgattttaattgaTATTACTGTAATATAGTAGGACTAGTTAAGGGTGCTAGATATGCCAATAAATGGGTAGTGCTTAGGAACTCTGGTGTTTAACAAGTAATGCTATGGATAATATAATCGgacaaatttataattacaaGCAAAAGAAAATAAGATCTCGACGAAATTTTTATGGATGTAGCCGGTAAGGATCCTGATCAAGGACTAGGTGAAATCATAGGTACTATCTCAATCAACCGGGACTGGTACCAGTGCAGGTCAGGTAAGTAAGTCACCAAAACCTGAATCACAACCAAAATCAAGTTCATCTGCAACTCCTGGAACAAAAACTGAGGCTAAAGCTGAACTTACCAAGGTCTCTGTTGATATCAGTAAGACTAAGGGCACCAATGAGTTTGGCTATTCCAAGGAAGATAAAATCTACACTTTCACCGCTAAGGATGGCTTCAAGTTCAACAAGGTTACTAAAGGAACAGATGCTGTTTGGGAGTCTAAGGATAATGCGTGTGGAACTAAggttatatttattgatgAGCGTGATAAATATGTGTCAATTCTACTgacaaataatatgttcTTATTACTCCATCTGGAAGGAAATGAGTGGAAAGATATCACCAAAGATAGGTATGATGTCTCTAAGGTTAAGTTCCTTGGAGAGAATGATACTGAGCTCAAGTCTTCAGACTACACCATTACCATTGTCGATTACTCCTATAGATTCACATTCAAAGATGGAGTCAAGTGTAAGAAGATCAAGTATGCAGATGTTgatgtttggaaacataGTGACGATCCTAAGTTTGAGTCGATAACTGCGTTTGATCTTGGTCTTGTTTCTAACAATTTCTTTGTGAAGAACCAAtctgaatttaaaaaactaGATTTTAAACCAACTCAACCAAAGGCTACTACTGTAACAAAATCTGAGGTTGAGCCTGAGGTTAAACCAGCAATAGTAAGTCAGGTATCAGCTTCATTAACATCTGCTGTAACAACACTTACCAAGGTTACTCTTGACATTGAGAAGACTGAGTCTACTAATGAGTTTGACTACACTGATGAGAGTGGAGTCGTCACATATAAACCGAAGGATAACCATGTGTTCGATAAGGTATCTCAAGGTACCAAGGTTGTTTGGCAATCGACTGATATCTTTGGCACATTAGTAAGGATTAAGGTTACcaagaatattaaatacCTAGCCATGCTCCTCACGAATCATACGTTCATATTATTCCATCTTGAGAATAATGAGTGGAAGGACATAACCAAAGACAGATATGAAGTTTCTAAACTGAAATTCTTTGGAGATAATGATACTGAAATTACCAAGAATGATTTCTCAGTAAACATTGTGTTCCTATCATATGAATTCACATTCAATACTGATGTTAAATGTAAGAAAATAAAGCTAGGAGATGATGATGTTTGGAAAGATACCGATGACACCAAGTATTCGgatataaaatcattttcaatAGGTCTTACATCGAACGCATTCTTTGTTAAGAATCAGTCTGATCAATCAAAGAAGGTAGATTTTAAACCGACACAAGCAAAGGAAGATCAAGAATCCAAAGGTGAATCTGAACAGGTTGAAGCTATGGTTACTCCAACCATAGTAAGTCAGGTATCTACTCCACTAGCATCTGTCTCCAAACCTGCTGTCACTCCTATCGGTGTTGATATACAGAAAACCCAGCCCACAAGTGATTTCGAGTACACAGTTGAAAGTGGAGTCGTTACATACAAACCGAAGGACAACCACGTGTTTAATAAGGTAGTTGATGGAACCACTTCTATTTGGCAATCTATAAATGATGTCTTTGGTACTTTGGTGAGGACTATGACTAGCAATGGTGTTAAATATGTAGCCATACTACAcgataataatatgttcaaaCTGTTCAAACAGGAGGGAAGTGAGTGGACGGACATAACCTCTAAGAGTCATGATATTACCAAGCTGAAGTTTTTTGGAGATAATGATACTGAACTCAAGTCTACTGATTACACTGTTACCATTGTCGATCTATCATATACCTACATATTTAATGATGGAGTCATGTGTAAGAAGGTGAAGCTAGGTGAAGATgatgtttggaaacatTCTGATGATCCTAAGTTTTCAGAAATCAAGTCATTTCGACTTGGTCTTGTATCCAACACTTTCTATGTccttaataataaaaatgaattcaAAAAAGTAGATTTTAAACCAACACAAACAAAGGGAGCTCCTTTAACCAAAGGTCAATCTGAGGTAATCACTCCCACTAGTGTTCCTCATACTTCATTGGCCATCCTGACTGAGGATGCACCAGCAAAAGCTTCTGTGACAGTTATTGCTCCTACTGGTAAACCTCGACCAAAGAAAACTCCTGAGGTGGCTGCTGGACCTAGGACAGCTATTACACTCAACATCGGTGATAAGGCAAGTAATAGCGCTGTTGACTTTAAAGAGGATTATCTGAAAAATGTCATGGTATTTAGTGCTATGGAGAAATACGTGTTCAATAAAATCGTTAAGACTAGTGGCTCCAATTGCTGTGGTTCCAACTGCTGTGGATCTGAGACAGTAATTTGGGAGGCCAAGAACAAAAGTGAGCATTTTGATACAGTCTATGTTGATGGTCTCGGCACATTTTCTAGTACTAGTAATTTGAGTATTCATCTTTGTGATGGGACCTTTAAGCACTTTAATAAGTCGACCTTTGGAGGCTGGAGTGAGTCTCCAGGTGTCGTAGATCTTGATGTAAGGATTTCCAGTAGCAATATCCAAGTTGATTTCTTTAAGAAGGATAACTATAGGATATATGTAGCTAAACCTGGCTACACAATCAGAAAGGTTGTCAAGTCCAAGAAATGTAGCTCAGATTGTTGCTGTTCACCCAAGGTTATTTGGGAGGCACATAAGGAATACGCACTTAAGGTAGTGTTGATGGGCTCTAAGAAAGAACCCAAACACCTTGCAGTTCTGTTGAAGAATGGTGAACTTAATCTCCTATTCAAGGGTGGTAAGGGTAAGCCTTGGGAGGATGTAACCTCTAcaaagaataaaattactgaTCTCAAGATGTATGCTATGGCTGGTGATAAGAGCATGGAGCTCCACAAAGGCCACTATTCCATAACCTTGTTTAACGAATTTTATGGTTATTTGTTCTATGAAGGAGTTGGCTGTGTAAAGGTTATCCATAAGGATAAGACTATTTGGAACCTTAGGGAGGAACGTGACTTTGGTTGCTTGAAAGGAGCCTTTCTCGAtttaaaatctaataaGTTTAATGTCATGAATGATGATGATAGGTGCTGGGTATGTGAACAGGTGAGGAAGGTTAATCCTGTCCCCCTCGATGTCAGCAGTAAGGCCAGTACTGACGACTTTGATTTTACTGTCGATCATAacagaaatattaacatCTACACCTCCAAGGGTAACGCAATGTTCTACCAGGTGGTTAAGAAGAGTAGTACCAATTGCTGTGGCTCAACTTGCTGTGGTTCAGAGATTGTGATATGGGAAACAGAAGATCCCAAAGGCTATGCCACCAAGGTTTTTGCCGATGGTTTAGGTGCCTGTAGCAGTACCAAAAACGTGAGCATATACCTGTTGAATGGCGATATATTGCATTTTAGTGAGGGTGATAATGTGTGGAAGAAGTCTGATCACAAAATTGTCCTTGAACTAGGTAAGACTTCGAGTACCATTGGGTATGACTTTGTCCATCAAGGTGAGAGTAGGACTTTCACTGCAAAGCCTGGATACCTATTCAAAACCGTAAAGCTCGGCAGTTCCTGGAAATGGCTAGTCTGTGGTTCAAGTTGTTGTAATTCAGCATGTCTTGCAGATGATATTTTTTGGGAGGCAGAAACTGATGAAGAGTGCTCAACCAAGGTCACAGTCTATGGTGTCGAAACAAATGTTAAGAACATTAACATATTCCTCAAAAATAATCAGGTTAAGCACTTCCACAAAGCGAACAGGAAGTGGGTGTCAAAAACCAGCATCGTTCTTGATATTGAGAAGAATAAGGATAATGACCTATTTGAGTATAGATCCACCAGAAACTTCGGTCATTTCAATCCTAAAGCCAATTTGACAATCAGTAAGATTGTGAAGAAAGTATTTTTTGAACGGGTTATCTGGACTGCCAAACCAGACGATCATGGACTCAAGGCAGTACTGATGGGTTCTGGTAAGGATGAGAAATTTATGTCGATTTTGCTGCAAAGTGGTAACTATGTACTTCTTTGGAAGTGTGGTAAAGGTCAGCCATGGGAAGACATTACTAAGGAAAAGAGTGATTTCTCCGGTATCAAGATGTACTCGTTGGAAGAAGGTACATCCAAGTATCATGAACTCACTAAGACTGATTATGAACCAATAATATTCGAGTCAAGATATGGCTATGAGTTTAAAGATTCTGTCAAATGTGTGAAGATCACATACAATGATAATCTACTGTGGTCACATACTGAGGATGCTGAGTTTGGATACCTCAAGGGTCTATATCTCGATCTTCCTAAAGACCAGTTCAGTGTCACAAATCTTAAAGATCAGACAAAGCAACTTACCAAACCTAAAAGAACAACCGTAACCCTTGATATATCTAAGAAGGAGACTACTGAACAATATGAGTACTTTAAGGATGGTGATTGTGAAAAATACAGTGCTAAGTCTGGTAATGTGTTCGAAAAGATTGTTGATGATACTAAGACCATCTGGCAATCGAAGGATAATGTCTGTGGTTCTTTGGTCAGAACTAAGACTAAAGAAGACGGGATATATTTGGCCATACTACTgactaataatatgttcaaaCTGTTCAAAGAGTCTGATGGTACTTGGAACAATATCACTAGCCAGAGGTCAGATATTACTAAACTCAAGTTCCTTGGAGAGGATAATGAGATCTCCTCATCAGACTATGAGGTTACAATAGTTGATTACTCTTATCAATTCATGTTTAAAGGTGTAGTCAGCTGTAAGAAGGTGATGTTAGGAGATGTTCAGGTTTGGAACCATAGTGACGATAAAAAGTTTGGAGAAATCAGGAAATTTCAACTTGGTCTTGTATCCAACAGTTTCTTCgtagttaataataaatctgAATCGAAAAAACTTACCAAATCTAAGGTAGCCCTGGACATCGAGAATACTGAGAGTACCAATGAGTTCCAGTACTCTAAGGATGTAAGTGGATATGTCACATACACTGCTAAGGATGGACATGTGTTCAATAAGATAACCCAGGGTACCAAGGATATTTGGATATGTAAAGATGATGTGTTTGGAACTTCGGTCGGGGTTAGGACTAAGGATGGCCAGAATTATGCGGTCGTCTTACTTGTAAACGGTAATTTCAAGTTGTTCCAGGAGTCTGGTGGTAACTGGACTGATATAACCTCAAGTAGGTTCGATGTGAAGATGCTCCAGTTCTATGACAAGAATGATTATGAGCTAACTTCATCTAACTACACAGTTCAATTACTAGGACATTGCAAATGCTCCACCATCAGTTATCTGTTCGATAGAGGACCCAAGTGTAAGTCCGTCATGTACGGAAATGATATTGTTTGGGACGAAACCAAGTGCTTTTCTTATAAAACCATCAACAGATTTGACTTTGATCCTATTTCAAACACTTTCTATGCTGTTAAGAACTGTTGTGATTGGAAGAAAATCGATTATAAACCTGCTGAACGAACCAAGGTCTCTCTTGACATAGATAAGACTGAGACTACCAGTGAGTTCGATTATTCCAAGGATGGTGACTTTCAAAAATACAGTGTTAAGTCTGGCCATGTATTCAGTAAAGTATCTCAGGGTACCAAGGATATTTGGGTgtctaaaaataatgtcTTTAGTACATTGGTGAGGACTATGACTAGCAATGGTGTTAAATATGTAGCCATACTACAcgataataatatgttcaaaCTGTTCAAACAGGAGGGAAGTGAGTGGAAGGACATAACCTCTAAGAGTCATGATATTACCAAACTAAGGTTCCTTGGTGATAACGATGTTGAACTCTCCAAGAGTTATTACACTGTTACAATCGTCGATCTATCATATACCTACATATTTAAAACCGGAGTTATGTGTAAGAAGGTGAAGTTAGGTGAAGATGATGTTTGGAATCATTCTGATGATCCTAACTTTGAGACTATAAAGTCATTTCGACTTGGTCTTGTATCCAACACTTTCTATGccattaataataataatgaatctAAAAAACTAGAATTTAAACCAACTCCTGTAACGGCAACTGTATCAACTCCATTAACATCTGCCTCCAAACCTTCTGTAACTTCAGTTACTGCTGATATATCCAAGACTCAAAGTACCGGCGAGTTTGAATATACTGATGAAAATGGAGTTGTCACATTTAAACCTAAGGATAACCATGTATTCGATAAGGTTGTTGATGGTACCAAGGTAGTTTGGCAATCCAAGGAAAATGTCTATGGTATTTTGGTTAGGATTAAGGTAACCAAGAGTGTTAAATATCTGGCCGTACTCCTGGATAATCATATGTTCTCATTGTTCCATGAGGAATCCGGTGACTGGAAGGACATAACCAAAGATAGATATGATGTTTCTAAACTTAAATTCTTTGGAGAAAATGATGTTGAACTTAGGGCATCAGATTATACAGTAACCATTGTGTTCCTATCATATGAATTCACATTCAATACTGGAGTCAAATGTaagaaaattaagttaGCACATGATGATGTTTGGAAAGATACCGATGACACCAAGTATTCTgatataaaatcattttcattgGGACTTTCATCGAACACATTCTTCGTTAAGAACCAGTCTGATAAATCCAAGAAGGTAGAGTTTAAAGCAACTGAAGTTACCAAAGTAACTGTTGATATCATTGCTAGTCAGTCTACAGATCAGTTTGACTATACAGACGATAATGGTGTTGTAACATACAAAGTGAAGTCTGACCATGTGTTTAGCAAGATTACTCAGGGTACCACAGATATTTGGGAAGCTAAGGATGATGTCAATGGTATCTTGGTTAGGACCAAGACTTCCAAGGGTGTTAAATACCTTGTTGTCCTTCttacaaataatatgttc encodes:
- a CDS encoding uncharacterized protein (note;~Tap-24g11.q1c.C.cand.80 - score = 26.02), with translation MSGVSFSVNESTNKYLSTMVPPINTSSRCRPVSLNVSNIMSTNEYTTYCSPSFKDFKAKRGFLFSEIKGDGFYQVFKDPNTYVSQVSTGNYDPQSSLNFSFEDLPERHKLIKPNIHKFRLYTLNTEQPGAKEEKPDFKLMLDSDIKAEIDDNLYSIILKKDLHMVEYDGRLYWRYVDDKLNGHPRCIFFTNKNNFMTLLFSNGVRKNIFIDTNPLKLYKLVTKSGNTRETSKTLGKSSGIDPLRTSSLYTISDNSVEITSANFPDCVDSGNADTDQNMSLMGSDDYIVSKTCSNCRLYRMKPGVPCCMCKYHNNALYTHKEGDPLPDYVLCDYLKDEVQIKCKDQIHLFSERNDMTLVTKSLTIPNITLYSSDTKQVLSDQDYYLQVIFMNSFNYLINQGVNCGLVEIEGKKIWSHKQGAPFPYCLTYHTEFNEFRICFHDGYALFTQTDGKWVLTSASDNIRPHL
- a CDS encoding uncharacterized protein (note;~Tap-24g11.q1c.C.cand.79 - score = 16.04) — encoded protein: MKVECETDTSNLTPPSKIKKSYNNGIAEQKLKKNGIDDDVVPKLSYKFKDKNIKLTLDRLSATGYKGWSSVFCTHCACSGKWYYEVKINQDYKNLKFVGHDNSFKHHIKGHVRVGYACRYQRYDTPVGINSYGFSISDIDGQAYYNSKKFPYAISFSNFLDYLNL
- a CDS encoding DNA primase large subunit, putative (note); translated protein: MSIIFENNNENEIYLNCFYKGYKHVLTFYNKPPLSGEIDLRSFQEIAAKRLALLQYIDMRSELKIKSHKSKEFEPLKYDQKTMERMNEIEDKILEFDLMLPKVLYSKEELNEFIHIAQRDVISHFILRMAYILHIIYTNRDKDKTDWFIKNECKLFDIRLERLRSVKVQEVDGVDKLESFLHNQGIKYPTVKNPAITKGRHMTKELIDFTDLIRFRSDFNSIDKLYQVIHTIITLVPFYPDANQLVRMRLVSIKNSVAYVPPNSLFIVISTKFRNELQQSMKYLNENQSMLDSIILNDERLCDFMKVLPESYLANDYSKITFTDDTRLTLSNINQVYKFTFPPCMRRMFSHLLKNHHLKHEGRQQLWLFLKGLWINYGRITTIKSHAYNIRHLYGKEGKRTSYPPYSCTRMIKNSPPNVAGTAHGCPFKELDPKSLYQLLQEFGLNSTQIEPIIDLKSSYQFQLACVEYFNQTTPNSCADGIGTSPNTFFHSSFKAKFLKNKSQDYEQSQ